The Proteus vulgaris genome has a segment encoding these proteins:
- the mdtJ gene encoding multidrug efflux system protein MdtJ, with protein MIYWIFLALAIVCEVIGTLSMKYASVSGGYTGMIVMWLMIATSYIFLAIAVKKVALGVAYALWEGIGIVIITTFSVLWFGESLSPLKLGGLAMLIAGITLIKSGTKKSAVAKKTTDSVKSIAGKAKYVASAVKGANKSIPANIKEA; from the coding sequence GTGAAGTTATTGGCACTTTATCAATGAAGTACGCCAGTGTAAGCGGTGGTTACACCGGAATGATAGTGATGTGGTTAATGATTGCCACTTCCTATATCTTTTTAGCCATAGCCGTTAAGAAAGTGGCATTAGGTGTAGCATATGCACTGTGGGAAGGTATTGGAATTGTCATTATTACGACATTTAGCGTTCTGTGGTTTGGTGAATCACTGTCACCATTAAAGTTAGGTGGTCTAGCGATGTTAATTGCAGGGATCACACTTATCAAATCGGGTACTAAAAAATCGGCTGTTGCGAAGAAAACAACAGATTCGGTAAAAAGTATCGCGGGTAAAGCCAAGTATGTTGCGAGTGCTGTAAAAGGAGCAAATAAGTCAATTCCTGCCAATATCAAGGAGGCTTAA